AGACGAGGCTCGCCTTGGCGCCGTAGCGGCGGGCATAGGCAAGCGCCCGTTCGAGCTCGCGGATGAAGCCGCGGCGGTTCAACAAGGGCACCAGCGCGTCCTCGTCGGCACGCCGCTCGAGCTCCTTGATGCGCCGCTGCGCCGCCACCAGCGCGGCCCTCAAATTCTCCGCTTCGGCGGCAAGGCTCCCCGATTTCGGCGCGCGCTTGCCCGGCGGCACCCTGGTTTTCCTGGAGCGCATGTCCCTCCCCGGCCCGCCGGGCGTCATCCCGAGCTTTCTATACACGCTTGCAGGTGCCCGCTGCAAAGCCCATCGGGCGCGCCGAATTGCCGCCCTCGAACGGGCGATCAAGGTTATCAACCTTCCTTGCTTGTCAGTGCCGGCGAGGCCCCTATAATCGCGCGCTTTCCCGGCACGCGCAGCCACGAGGAGAATTGCGATGAACGCATCGCCGCCGGCCGTCGCCATCATCATGGGAAGCCAGTCCGACTGGGGCACCATGCGCCATGCTGCGGAGACGTTGACCGCGCTCGGCATCGGCCATGCGGCGCGAATCATCTCCGCCCACCGCACGCCTGAACGGCTCTACGCCTTCGCCAAGGGGGCGGTCGATGCCGGCTTCAAGGTGATCATCGCCGGCGCCGGCGGCGCCGCGCACCTGCCCGGCATGACGGCGGCGATGACGCGGCTGCCGGTGTTCGGGGTCCCGATCGAAAGCCAGGCGCTGTCCGGCCTGGACAGCCTCTACTCCATCGTCCAGATGCCAGCCGGCGTCGCGGTGGGAACGCTCGCCATCGGGCGGGCCGGCGCCGTCAACGCGGCGCTGATGGCCGCCGCCGTGCTGGCGCTGTCCGATCCGGAGCTCGCCAAGCGGCTCGAGGAGTGGTGCGCCCGGCAGACCGCCGCCGTCGGCGAAAGACCGGACGAAAATGGCTGAGACTCCGCGGCTGACGCCGGCGGCGACCATCGGCATTCTCGGCGGCGGCCAGCTTGGCCGCATGCTGGCGCTGGCGGCCGCCGATCTCGGTCTCAAGACCCATGTGCTGTGTCCGGAGCCCGACAGCCCGGCCTTCGAGGTGACGCGGCGCCGTACGGTCGCAGACTATGGCGACGAGGCGGCGCTCGACCTGTTCGCCCGCGACGCCGACGTCATCACCTACGAGTTCGAGAACGTCCCCAGCGCCACCGTCGCCTTTCTGCGCGCCCGCCGGCCGGTGCTTCCGGACGAGCAGGCGCTCGACATCGCCCAGGACCGGCGCAAGGAAAAATCGTTCCTCGAGGGGCTCGGCATCGCGGTGGCGCCCTATCGCCGCATCGGGCAGCTTGCGGACATTGAGCCGGCGGCGGCCGAGATCGGCCTGCCCGCGGTCCTGAAAACCTGCCGGCTCGGCTATGACGGCAAGGGGCAATATGTGCTGCGCGAGGCAGGCGATGCGCGCGCCGCCTGGGCCGGCGTCGGCGAGGCGGCCTCGATCCTCGAGGCGTTCGTTCCCTTTGCGCGCGAGATTTCGATTATAGCCGCGCGCAGCGCCGACGGTCGGTTTACCGCCTACGACCCGCCGGAGAACGTGCACAAGGAACAGATCCTGCGCCGCTCGCAGGTGCCGGCGCGGATCTCGGTAGCGCTCGCCGAGGAGGCCGAAGCGATCGCGCGCAAGGTCGCCGACGCGCTCGACTATGTCGGCGTCCTGGCGATCGAGCTTTTCGTCGTCGAGGAGGAGGGGCGCGCGCGCCTGATCGCCACCGAGATCGCGCCCAGGGTGCACAATTCCGGCCATTGGACCATGGACGCCTGCCGGGTGAGCCAGTTCGAGCAGCATATCCGCGCGGTTGCCGGCTGGCCGCTGGGGCCCGCGGCGCGCGACCGCGACGCGGTGATGGACAATCTGATCGGCGAGGAGGTTGAGGGCTGGCCGCAACTGTTGCGCGAGCCCGACGCTTGCCTGCATCTATACGGCAAGGCGCGGGTGCGCGCCGGGCGCAAGATGGGCCATGTGACGCGGCTTTCCCCGCTCGGATCGCTTGCTCAGGCAAACCGCTAGCGCCTTCGCCGGGTGGACAAGGCCGGCAAGTTTTGGTAGAGACGCCGCGATTTCTCCGGACAGATTTGCTGGGGAGTGAGTGGCCGGCGAGGATGCGCCGTAGCCGCGGCGTGACCATCGTCTGAAAGGCGCGTAAAGCGGGATCGAACGTGCAGGTACTTGTTCGCGACAACAATGTCGACCAAGCGCTCCGGGCGCTGAAAAAGAAGATGCAGCGCGAGGGCATCTTCCGCGAAATGAAGCTTCGCAACTATTACGAAAAGCCGTCGGAAAAACGCGCCCGCGAAAAGGCGGAAGCGGTGCGGCGCGCCCGCAAGCTCGCCCGCAAGCGCGCCCAGCGCGAGGGCCTCGCCGCCGCCGTCAGGCCTCGCAGCTAGGGTATTTTGCACGCGGCGCACAGGGGAAGGCGGCGGTCATGGAGAAAGGCAAGGGCCATCCCAATGCCGCTGGGCTGTTGCTGCTGATCGCTCTTGCGGGGGGATCGAGCGCCTGCTCGCGGGATTACGCGCTTAACGCCTACAATGCCGCCGCGAACGTCCGCGTCGACGAGTCCCAGAACATCGCCTCGCTGACCGAGGTCATCCGCTCCAATCCCAACGATGTCGGCGCACTGAACATGCGCGGCACGGCCTTTGGCCTCGCCGGCAACCTCAAAGCGGCGCTTGCCGATTTCACCGCCGCCATCCGGCTCGACCCCGCTTTCCACCAGGCCCATTCCAACCGCGGCCTCGTCCATCTGAAGCTCGGCGAGCCGCAGGCGGCCGAAGAGGATTTTTCCCGCGCGTTGCGCCTGGCGCCGGACTATGCGCCGGCCCATATCGGGCGCGGCAATGCCCGCCGCCTGAACAAGCAGTACGCGCTGGCGCTCGCCGACTATGACAGGGCGATCGAGATGACCGCCGCCGAGCCGCAGGCCTTCTACAATCGCGGCCTCGTCTATCAGGCACAGGGGCGGCACGATCGGGCGCTGGCGGACTTCACCAGCGCCATCAATCTGAACCCCGGCTCGGCCAATCCCTATCACGGCCGGGCGCTCAGCCAGGTGGCGCTGAACCGGATCGACAAGGCGATGGCCGACCTCGACCGGGCGCTCGAGATCGATCCGCGCTTCGCTGAGGCCTGGGCGACCCGCGGCGCGCTGTTGGAGCGTAGCGGAGAGCTGCAGCACGCCCGCGCCGCCTATCGGCGCGCGCTTCAGGCCGATCCGCAAAACGCCATGGCCGGCTCCGGGACCGAGCGGATCGAGCGCCAGATCCCCGGCCTTGCCGTCACCCGCATCGCCGGGCGTAACAAGCAGAGCCTCAACTGAAATCGTCGGGGAGGCGGGCCTCGGGCGCGTCCATGCCGCCGGCGACGCAACGCACGCGCGCGAAGCGGCAGGGCATGGCGGACCCCGCCATGATCCGCACCCGCTCGGTGCGTACCGCCTCGTCTTCCGCATGCTCGTGGACGAAGCGTTCGAGCGGGCCGTCATGGCCAATGTGCAGGCGGACGCGCTCCAGCATGTCCTCTTGGCCGGCCGCGGCATGGCGCGAGCCCAGCGCGGCGAAGGCCGAAAGGCGCACCGGCGCACCATCCGGCGCATAGGCGCCGCGCAGCGAGACATAGGCGAGCGCGGCGTCGAGCACGCAACCATTGCCGAGATCGGCGTCAAGCCCGCCGAGGAGCGCCAGCGCATAATTCTTGCCGAGGCTTTCCGAGCCGTTGAGCCGCTTCAGCTCGCCCGGGTCGAGGAAGGCGACGTGCAGCTCGCTTGTCGCCTCTTCCTCCCCAGTCAGGGTTCCGGGAATGGCGCCGTAGCGCGACACATGCGCCGAATAGACCGAGACCACGCCGCTGAGCCTCGCCTTGAGCACCGGAAAGTCGCCGGGCACGCCAGCGGCGGCGAATTTGCTCTTGAGCCGAGTAAAGGAGGCGTTCGAGCCCGCCGCGATCACCGCCACGCGGCGCTCATAGCGGCGCGGAACGCCGTTGCCGCCGAGCGCCACGGTCACGTCGCTGACGGGCACTTCACCATTGGCGCGGGGATGGCTCACGATTTCCCGGGCCTCGGCGCGCTCGGGTGATTCCGCCTCATGGCGGAAGCGGTAGCCGAAGGCCGGAGGATCGTAGGGATAGGCCCGGACGCGGGCGAAAACGGCAGCGGGATCGCTCATGGGCGCTCAATATAGTCCGTCAGCCGCTCGCGTGAAGTGCGTTGCCGCATCGACGCACCGTCCGAGGCGGCCCGCCGCGGCCATCGCAGACAATCGGCGGCTTCAGCGTTTCCTGATGTCGAGCAGCGTCTTGGCGACGACGCTGGCGATGACGATCGTGCCGCCGACGAGCACGCCTTCGGCAGGCTTCTCGCCGAGGGCCAGCCAAACCCACATCGGCCCGAGGATCGGTTCGAGCATGCCGAGCAGCGCCGAATGCGCCGCCGGTATCAGCCGGGCGCCGGTCACGAACAGCGCCATGCCGGCCCCCAGCTGGCCGGCGCCGAACAGGAACAGAAGTGGCAAATCATGCGCCGTGACGGAAAATGGCGTGGCGAACGCCAGCGAGGCCAGCATGGCGATCGCGGCGCCCGCGCAGGCGGCGGGCGTCATGCGGATTTCGTGATAACGCCGCGTGATGACGATGACCCCGGCGAAGCTGACCGGGATCAGGAAGGCGAAGAAATCGCCCAGGGCCGATCCGCTGCCGAGCGAATCCGACACCATTAGCGCGATGCCGCCCATTACCGCCGCGATGGTGACGTAGGTCGCCGGCCGGATCGGCTCGCCGAGGAAGACGCGCCCGAAGATCGCCGCAAGCAGCGGCGTGCAGCTCATGATCACCAGCGTCTTGGCCACCGACGTCAGGTTCAGCGCGACGACGAAGGAGATCGAGGCGCTGGCGAAGAAAAACCCGACGCCGAGGCCGGGCCATCCCATCTGCCGGAACAGGCCGAACATTTTCCTGCCGTCGCGCATGGCCAGGAACACAAGCAGGAACAGGCAGGCGCTCGCCGACCGCCAGAAGACCGTCGTCCAGCTGTCCGCCGACTCCAGCAGACGAACGATCAGCCCGCCGGTGCTCCAGACGATCGCCGAGGCGGCAACAAGAGTCACCCCGCGCAGGGTCTTCTCGAGTTCAAGGTCCGGCCTATTCATTCGCCGCATTCCGATCCCAGCGAGACCCCGATATGAGACCATCGCGCGCAGCGCACAGGCGCCCCGCCGACAGACGCGGGGGCGGAAACGGCGGGCCGGCACCGTTCGCCGAAAGGCGGCCGGCTCGCCAGCTTAGGCGTGGGCGTACGCGAGATTGGCTATCGGGTCGGACATCGGCGCCGAATATAGGCCCTGGCCGGCGCAAATCCAGTACCACGCTGGTACTTGCCCGGCACCCGTGGGATATAGTCGCCACCATGGCCGCGTCCGTGAAAAGCTCGCACGACCTCGCCTTCGAGGACCATCCGTTTTGGGACTTTTCGCTCAAGGTCTATTCGAGCGAGGGGGTCGGCGCAGCCTGCCTCGCGCTGCAGGAGCGGCGCGCGATCGACGTCAATCTGGTCTTATTCTGCATCTGGAACGGGGCGAGCGGGTGCGGCCGGTTGAGCGCCGGGGAACTGGACGCGGCGCTCGCAGCGGTAAGGGCTTGGAACAGGGACATCGTGGTCGGCCTGCGCGCCGTGCGCGATGAGCTCAAGGGCGGCATGGCGCCGATCCCGAAAGACCGCAGCGACGCCCTGCGCAAGCGTATCCTGAAGATCGAGATCGACTGCGAGCACGCCGAGCAGTTGGCGCTGGCCAACGCGGTCGGTCGGGTCGCGCAAGCCGACCTGCCGCCTGACCGCCGCGCCGAGGATGCGGCGGCCAACGTCGCTGCCTATTTCCGCCGCCACGGATTTGCGCCCGACGCACAGGACACCACGCACACGACGCGCATTCTTAACGCCGCCTTCCCGGAGGTCGGCGCAGTGGAGCTGGAGGAGATGTGCCGGAAGGCAGTCGCGGGTTAGCAGTGAGTGAGGGTTTCAGATGATAGACAGGAGCAAGCCGATGAAACGCTTGGTGATTCATTGGTTTTTCGCCGTGCTCGCAATCGCCGCAACGGCAGACGCCGTCGCGCAACCAAGGCGGATCGATTGCGAGAACCCAGCCACCAACATCGAGATCGGCGCATGTCTTGATCGTGAACTCAAGGCTGCCGACGCCGAACTCAATCGCGTCTATCAGGCGGCGATGACCGCGATCGAGCGCAGCGATCATTTGACGCCGGAGTTGAGGGGCGAATGGAAGGCGGCCTTGCGCGCCGCGCAGCGTCTTTGGATTTCCTATCGCGACGCGGACTGTCGCACCCCCATCGAATATGAATGGTGGGGAGGCTCCGGCGTCGGTATGGCAATCCTTAGCTGCCTCCTCGAGAAGACGAAAGTCCGCGTGAGCGAGCTGCGCGAGCGGTACGATTCGCGCTGATTTCGTAGGGTGGGCGTGGTTGTGCCCACCCCGGACCTATTGTGCCGTCAATCGGGAATAACGGCGAGGGCCTCGATTTCGACCTTGGCCTCGTCGACCATCAGCCGGCCGACTTCGACCGCCGTGATCGGGGGATAGTGATCGCCCAGCGCGGCGCGAAAGGCCGCCCCGATGGCCTTTCCTTCGGCGAAATAGGCGTCGCGGTCGGTCATGAACAGGTCGAGGCGCACGATATGCTCGGGTCCGCCGCCGGCTTCCTTCAAGAGCCTCGCGACGCGCTTCAAGGCGGCTGCCACCTGCTCGGCGATCATGCCGGTCTCGAAGACCTGGTTCTCGTTCCAGCCGACCTGACCGGCGAGCGCGACAATGCTTCCGTTCGCCTTGATGCCGCTCACATAGCCGCGCGGCTTGGCCCACTCTTCCGGTTGCAGTATCTCCATGATCGTCCTCCATTTCGGTCTCGGGATTTGATCGGGGAGCATTCGCCGGCCGGGAAAGCAAATCGATAGGACAAATCCGCTCACCGGCGGACGGCGCGCCGATTCCCCATTGTGCCGAACGAACGCAACGGGCTGCGTTCCGTGTCAAGGCTGATGGTCGACAAGATCGCGACCGTGCCCAAGGAGCGCCTGGCCGCGCGCATCGGCCACCTCGGCGACGAGGATCTCGTCCGCCTCAACCGCGCGATTTTGGTGTTTTTGGGGATGGGGTGAAATGGGCTTTGTAGGTGGGCAGAGCGACCCGTCCTCCGCAGCAGCGGCGCTGTTGCTGCGGAGGGTGGAAGCGTGCCCACCGATTCGTGCCATTGCGTGGTGGAGTCTCGGCAGCTACACTGAAATATGGATTTCAGGTCGAAAGGATGAATTTCATAGTATGCTGAATGAATAAGTGGATTGAATTAGGGGCGCGGGCAATGCCACTTAAATACGCCGCCGAATTTCAGAAGGAATTGAATGCCGTAATTTCAAAAACGAAGGACGAGAGCACGAGCGCCTGGGTATTCTTGGTACTATCAGCGGTGGTGGTTTCTGCGATTGCTGCAATTCTTGCATTGAGCGGAGCGGATGGAGCGACCGTCATTTCCCGGACTATTATTGCGTGCACGGCGTGGATTTCGTGGCAACTAGCGTGGGAAGCCAAGGTCCTTCATCTGACGCTTGTTATACTCACCTCTGTCGTTGAGTGGGTCGGCCGAAAACAACTTGGCGAGTACAAACCGCCTCAAGCCGTGGCTGGAGACAGGGGGTGAATGGACGCGTGAGACGGGAGGAGATCGAGGCGCAGCGCCTCTTGGAAACCTTCTTCCGAGAGCGCGTCGATGCCGCTGCGCAATGTCATCCTGGCAATGACCCGCCTGACTTGATCTGCGAAACGGCGATGCACCGATACGCGATCGAAGTCACCTATGTTGGTCAACAGGAGACCCTCGAGGGCAAGACAGCAGCGCGAATGGAACGCGACATTCCGCTATGGCAAATGGGACAACGGCTCGATAATGCCACGAAGAATATTCGAAAGCGCGATTATCGCTTATGGCTGCAAGGACCACCCAAGGGCAAGAAATTCCGCCGGTGGGAAGAAGTTATCAAGACTGCGATTCTCGACTTCGTCGAATCCGGCAAGAAGGGCCGGCTGGAATTGGAAGGCGCATCAGTTACTGCATTTGGTCCAGGCAACCGCTGGTTACTGGCCATCGAACCGAGAGAAAATGCTGTGACGCTGAGCGGTGCGCGAAGCGACGACATACAGGCCAACATAAACGACATGCTGCGACACGCACTGTCAGTGAAAGCGACCAAGGTTACACCACTCACGGGTTACGACAGGAAGGCAATATTGATGTGGAATACCTATCCCTTTGGCGACGAGCTGAGCGACGTTCAACGTGCCATCAATGGCCTGCGCGAAGACTCGAATTTTGGTAGTGTTTGACATGATATTTTACGTAGCCGGCGGACATCTCTGGCTATTGCATGGTCAAGATCGCCTTTGACCGGGATCTGTCAGTCAAAATACCTAAAATTTGACAGCACTGCCAATACTTCACAACGCCTTGACCACTTCCTCGGTCATCTTCTTGGCGTCGCCGAACAGCATCATGGTGTTGTCGCGGTAGAACAGCGTGTTGTCGATGCCGGCATAGCCCGACGACAGCGAGCGCTTGACGAACATCACCGTGCCGGCCTTCCACACCTGCAGGACCGGCATGCCGTAGATCGGCGAGGTCGGGTCCTCCTCGGCCGCCGGGTTGGTGACGTCGTTGGCGCCGATGACGAAGGCGACGTCGCACTGCGGGAACTCGGAGTTGATGTCCTCGAGCTCGAAGACCTCGTCATAGGGCACCTGCGCCTCGGCCAGGAGCACGTTCATGTGCCCCGGCATGCGGCCGGCGACCGGGTGGATCGCGTATTTGACGTCGACGCCCTCGGCCTTGAGCTTGTCGGCCATCTCGCGGACGGCGTGCTGTGCCTGGGCGACCGCCATGCCGTAGCCCGGCACGATGATGACCTTGCCGGAGTTCTTCATGATGAAGGCGGCATCCTCCGCGGAGCCGCGCCTGACCGGGCGCTGCTCGGCCGCGCCGGCGGCCACCGTCACCTCGCCGCCGAAGCCGCCGAGAATGACGTTGAAGAAGGAGCGGTTCATCCCCCTGCACATGATGTAGGAGAGGATCGCACCGGAGGAGCCGACGAGCGCGCCGGTGATGATCAGCGCCGTGTTGCCGAGCGTGAAGCCGATGCCGGCGGCCGCCCACCCCGAATAGGAGTTGAGCATCGATATGACCACCGGCATGTCGGCGCCGCCGATCGGGATGATGATGAAGACGCCGATCACGAACGACAGGACGGCGAGGGCCCAGAAGGCATTGTGGCTTTCCGATGCCGTGAACCAGACAATCAGGATGACGAGCAGGATGCCGAGGGCGAGATTGAGCCAATGTTGGCCGAAAAACACCGTCGGGTTGCCCGAGACCAGCCCCTGCAGCTTGGTGAAGGCGACGACGGAGCCGGTAAAGGTCACCGCGCCGATGGCCGCTCCGATCGACATCTCCACCAGGCTGACGCCGTGGATCGCGCCGGGTTCGCCGATGCCGAACGCCTGCGGCGCATAGAGGGCCGCGGCCGCCACCAGCACCGCGGCGAGGCCGACCAGCGAATGGAAGGCGGCAACCAGCTGCGGCATCGCCGTCATGGCGATGCGGTTGGCGATCACCGCGCCGATGCCGCCGCCAGTGGCAATGCCGACGACGATCAAGATCCAGGCGGTGAAATCGGACGGCGCCGCATAGGCGAGCGTCGTGACGATGGCGATGGCCATGCCGATCATGCCGAGCAGATTGCCGCGCCGCGATGAGTCCGGGTGCGACAGGCCGCGCAGCGCAAGGATGAACAGGATCGCCGAGACGAGATAGAGGAGGGCGACGAGATCGGCCGACATGGCGTTAGCTCCTCTCGCGCTTCTTGTACATGCCGAGCATGCGCTGGGTGACCAGGAAGCCGCCGAAGATGTTCACCGAAGCCATTATCAGGGCCGCAAAGCCGAGCCACCGCGCCCAGCCGACATCGCCGGCGGCGGACGCCGAGGCAAAATCGACGCCGACGGCAAGGAGGGCGCCGACGACGATCACCGAGGAGATCGCGTTGGTCACCGACATCAGTGGCGTGTGCAGCGCCGGCGTGACGCTCCACACCACGTAATAGCCGACGAAGATCGCCAGCACGAAGATCGAGAAGCGGAACACCAGCGGGTCGATACCGGAAACGCCGGCGCCGATGGCGCTGAGCGTCGCCTCGCCGCCGGCCTGCAACGCGGCTGCCGCCGTGTCGGCATAGGTCTCCGCGGCGCGGGCCGCCTCCTGCGCCGCGCGGGCGGCGGCGCGGGCGCGCTCCAGCGCCTCGGCTGCGGTGATCTCGCTCATGCTTTATCTCCTTTGGCCTTGCCGCCTCCGGACGCGCCAAGCAGCGGATGGACGATCTTGCCGTCGCGGGTCAGCGTGATGGCCTTGACGATCTCGTCCTGCCAGTCGACGGCGAGTTCGCCCTTCTCGCGGTCGACCACGATCTCGACAAGGGCGAAGAGGTTGCGGGCGTAAAGGTAGGAGGCCGACGCGGCGACGCTGCCGGCGACATTGAGATGGCCGACGATCGTGACGCCCCGATGCTCGACGGTCTCGCCGGGCCTGGAAAGCGCGCAATTGCCGCCGCGCTCCACCGCCAGATCGACAATCACCGAGCCCGGGGCCATCGATTCGACCATCTCCTTCGAGATCAGCACCGGCGCCGGGCGGCCCGGAACGAGCGCCGTGGTGATGACGATGTCCTGCTTGGCGATATGCGCAGCGATCAACTCGGCCTGCTTCTTCTTGTAGGCGTCGGACATCTCCTTGGCGTAGCCGGCCTCCGTCTCCGCCTGGCGGAACTCCTCATCCTCCACGGCGATGAACTTGGCGCCGAGGGATTCGACCTGCTCCTTGGCGGCCGGCCGCACATCGGTGGCGCTGACCACGGCGCCGAGCCGGCGTGCGGTGGCGATCGCCTGCAAGCCGGCGACGCCCGCGCCCATGACGAACGCCTTGGCCGGCGAAACGGTGCCGGCCGCCGTCATCATCATTGGCAGCGCCCGGTCGAAGGCTTCCGCGGCGTCGATCACCGCCCGGTAGCCGGCCAGGTTCGCCTGACTGGAGAGAACGTCCATGGCCTGGGCGCGGGTGATGCGCGGCATCAGCTCCATGGCCATCGCCGCCAGCCCGGCCCTAGCGATGGGATCGAACGCTTGCCTGCCGGCGAACGGGTCCATGATGCCGATGACCAGCGCCCCCCTCTTATAGCTTTCCGCCTCTTCGGCCGTCGGCCGGCGCACGCGCAGCACGATATCGGCGTCCTTGACGGCTGCGGCCGGCGTCTTGATCACCTTGGCGCCGGCATTGGCAAAAGCCTCGTCGAGAATGCGCGAGGAAACGCCGGCCCCGGCCTGCACCGTGACCTCAAAGCCAAGCGCGGTCAGCTTCTTGACCGTTTCCGGTGTTGCCGCGACGCGCGGTTCATCCTTGGCCGATTCGGC
This is a stretch of genomic DNA from Hyphomicrobiales bacterium. It encodes these proteins:
- the purE gene encoding 5-(carboxyamino)imidazole ribonucleotide mutase; amino-acid sequence: MNASPPAVAIIMGSQSDWGTMRHAAETLTALGIGHAARIISAHRTPERLYAFAKGAVDAGFKVIIAGAGGAAHLPGMTAAMTRLPVFGVPIESQALSGLDSLYSIVQMPAGVAVGTLAIGRAGAVNAALMAAAVLALSDPELAKRLEEWCARQTAAVGERPDENG
- a CDS encoding 5-(carboxyamino)imidazole ribonucleotide synthase, producing the protein MAETPRLTPAATIGILGGGQLGRMLALAAADLGLKTHVLCPEPDSPAFEVTRRRTVADYGDEAALDLFARDADVITYEFENVPSATVAFLRARRPVLPDEQALDIAQDRRKEKSFLEGLGIAVAPYRRIGQLADIEPAAAEIGLPAVLKTCRLGYDGKGQYVLREAGDARAAWAGVGEAASILEAFVPFAREISIIAARSADGRFTAYDPPENVHKEQILRRSQVPARISVALAEEAEAIARKVADALDYVGVLAIELFVVEEEGRARLIATEIAPRVHNSGHWTMDACRVSQFEQHIRAVAGWPLGPAARDRDAVMDNLIGEEVEGWPQLLREPDACLHLYGKARVRAGRKMGHVTRLSPLGSLAQANR
- the rpsU gene encoding 30S ribosomal protein S21, with amino-acid sequence MQVLVRDNNVDQALRALKKKMQREGIFREMKLRNYYEKPSEKRAREKAEAVRRARKLARKRAQREGLAAAVRPRS
- a CDS encoding tetratricopeptide repeat protein, which gives rise to MEKGKGHPNAAGLLLLIALAGGSSACSRDYALNAYNAAANVRVDESQNIASLTEVIRSNPNDVGALNMRGTAFGLAGNLKAALADFTAAIRLDPAFHQAHSNRGLVHLKLGEPQAAEEDFSRALRLAPDYAPAHIGRGNARRLNKQYALALADYDRAIEMTAAEPQAFYNRGLVYQAQGRHDRALADFTSAINLNPGSANPYHGRALSQVALNRIDKAMADLDRALEIDPRFAEAWATRGALLERSGELQHARAAYRRALQADPQNAMAGSGTERIERQIPGLAVTRIAGRNKQSLN
- a CDS encoding DMT family transporter, with protein sequence MNRPDLELEKTLRGVTLVAASAIVWSTGGLIVRLLESADSWTTVFWRSASACLFLLVFLAMRDGRKMFGLFRQMGWPGLGVGFFFASASISFVVALNLTSVAKTLVIMSCTPLLAAIFGRVFLGEPIRPATYVTIAAVMGGIALMVSDSLGSGSALGDFFAFLIPVSFAGVIVITRRYHEIRMTPAACAGAAIAMLASLAFATPFSVTAHDLPLLFLFGAGQLGAGMALFVTGARLIPAAHSALLGMLEPILGPMWVWLALGEKPAEGVLVGGTIVIASVVAKTLLDIRKR
- a CDS encoding TIGR02444 family protein, whose product is MAASVKSSHDLAFEDHPFWDFSLKVYSSEGVGAACLALQERRAIDVNLVLFCIWNGASGCGRLSAGELDAALAAVRAWNRDIVVGLRAVRDELKGGMAPIPKDRSDALRKRILKIEIDCEHAEQLALANAVGRVAQADLPPDRRAEDAAANVAAYFRRHGFAPDAQDTTHTTRILNAAFPEVGAVELEEMCRKAVAG
- a CDS encoding lysozyme inhibitor LprI family protein, whose amino-acid sequence is MKRLVIHWFFAVLAIAATADAVAQPRRIDCENPATNIEIGACLDRELKAADAELNRVYQAAMTAIERSDHLTPELRGEWKAALRAAQRLWISYRDADCRTPIEYEWWGGSGVGMAILSCLLEKTKVRVSELRERYDSR
- a CDS encoding RidA family protein, yielding MEILQPEEWAKPRGYVSGIKANGSIVALAGQVGWNENQVFETGMIAEQVAAALKRVARLLKEAGGGPEHIVRLDLFMTDRDAYFAEGKAIGAAFRAALGDHYPPITAVEVGRLMVDEAKVEIEALAVIPD
- a CDS encoding type II toxin-antitoxin system PemK/MazF family toxin encodes the protein MVPNERNGLRSVSRLMVDKIATVPKERLAARIGHLGDEDLVRLNRAILVFLGMG
- a CDS encoding NAD(P)(+) transhydrogenase (Re/Si-specific) subunit beta, whose translation is MSADLVALLYLVSAILFILALRGLSHPDSSRRGNLLGMIGMAIAIVTTLAYAAPSDFTAWILIVVGIATGGGIGAVIANRIAMTAMPQLVAAFHSLVGLAAVLVAAAALYAPQAFGIGEPGAIHGVSLVEMSIGAAIGAVTFTGSVVAFTKLQGLVSGNPTVFFGQHWLNLALGILLVILIVWFTASESHNAFWALAVLSFVIGVFIIIPIGGADMPVVISMLNSYSGWAAAGIGFTLGNTALIITGALVGSSGAILSYIMCRGMNRSFFNVILGGFGGEVTVAAGAAEQRPVRRGSAEDAAFIMKNSGKVIIVPGYGMAVAQAQHAVREMADKLKAEGVDVKYAIHPVAGRMPGHMNVLLAEAQVPYDEVFELEDINSEFPQCDVAFVIGANDVTNPAAEEDPTSPIYGMPVLQVWKAGTVMFVKRSLSSGYAGIDNTLFYRDNTMMLFGDAKKMTEEVVKAL
- a CDS encoding proton-translocating transhydrogenase family protein → MSEITAAEALERARAAARAAQEAARAAETYADTAAAALQAGGEATLSAIGAGVSGIDPLVFRFSIFVLAIFVGYYVVWSVTPALHTPLMSVTNAISSVIVVGALLAVGVDFASASAAGDVGWARWLGFAALIMASVNIFGGFLVTQRMLGMYKKRERS
- a CDS encoding Re/Si-specific NAD(P)(+) transhydrogenase subunit alpha; the encoded protein is MKLAVPAESAKDEPRVAATPETVKKLTALGFEVTVQAGAGVSSRILDEAFANAGAKVIKTPAAAVKDADIVLRVRRPTAEEAESYKRGALVIGIMDPFAGRQAFDPIARAGLAAMAMELMPRITRAQAMDVLSSQANLAGYRAVIDAAEAFDRALPMMMTAAGTVSPAKAFVMGAGVAGLQAIATARRLGAVVSATDVRPAAKEQVESLGAKFIAVEDEEFRQAETEAGYAKEMSDAYKKKQAELIAAHIAKQDIVITTALVPGRPAPVLISKEMVESMAPGSVIVDLAVERGGNCALSRPGETVEHRGVTIVGHLNVAGSVAASASYLYARNLFALVEIVVDREKGELAVDWQDEIVKAITLTRDGKIVHPLLGASGGGKAKGDKA